In Humulus lupulus chromosome 7, drHumLupu1.1, whole genome shotgun sequence, the following are encoded in one genomic region:
- the LOC133789841 gene encoding fasciclin-like arabinogalactan protein 11, which produces MMIKHFVICSFLTVLFCAKTLAITPAHAPSQTLAHPPSKPLAEPPQKPKPSPSVDSSSAPPLSEEPIVQAPPHKGRSRIPTDVTGILEKVGGFSVFIRLLKSTEVLIQIENQLSASNSLTILAPTNDAFASTLKPGTLNTLSNEQKVQLMQYHVLPTFISLANFETLSNPVRTQAANSYDYPMNITTEGNWVNISTGIVNASITATVFSDNQLAIYRVDKVLLPFGVFAPRPKLQPSPAPALLAKPKGSSLNSSSSMSSTADGPAADDDDDQKTNASGAPDFTTGAGAVSFGVISISMVATILVFV; this is translated from the coding sequence ATGATGATTAAACACTTTGTCATCTGCTCATTCCTAACAGTCCTTTTCTGTGCTAAAACTTTAGCCATAACCCCAGCTCATGCCCCATCCCAAACACTAGCACATCCACCATCCAAACCCTTGGCTGAACCACCACAGAAGCCCAAGCCATCTCCATCCGTAGACTCCTCTTCTGCTCCCCCGTTGTCCGAAGAGCCAATTGTTCAAGCTCCTCCGCATAAAGGCCGAAGCCGGATTCCCACGGACGTCACTGGAATCCTCGAAAAGGTTGGCGGCTTCAGCGTCTTCATTCGCCTCCTCAAAAGCACCGAAGTTCTCATTCAGATCGAAAACCAGCTCAGTGCCTCAAACAGCTTAACCATCCTAGCCCCAACTAACGATGCCTTCGCCTCTACACTCAAGCCTGGAACCCTCAACACCCTGAGCAACGAACAAAAGGTCCAGCTAATGCAATACCATGTTCTCCCTACCTTCATATCGCTGGCCAACTTCGAGACTCTCAGCAACCCTGTCCGTACACAAGCTGCTAATTCGTATGACTATCCTATGAACATTACTACCGAAGGAAATTGGGTTAACATATCTACTGGTATTGTCAATGCCTCCATTACCGCCACGGTGTTCTCGGACAATCAGCTAGCTATTTATCGAGTTGATAAGGTTTTGCTTCCCTTTGGCGTTTTTGCACCGAGGCCGAAGCTGCAACCTTCACCTGCACCGGCTCTTCTGGCAAAGCCAAAAGGGTCGTCGTTGAATTCATCGTCGTCAATGTCGTCGACTGCGGATGGCCCGGCTGCTGATGATGATGACGATCAGAAAACGAATGCGTCTGGTGCGCCTGATTTTACTACCGGAGCTGGCGCGGTGTCGTTCGGAGTTATTTCCATTTCTATGGTCGCAACAATTCttgtgtttgtttag
- the LOC133792078 gene encoding uncharacterized protein LOC133792078: MVTRKRFVNLVQFVYFTSSFEPKNVKEALSDESWIKTMQEELEQFTRNETWTLVHRPNHTNVIVFSLSRATMVKTRGSGSQSIKDLKGKVVVIPDLETAKAPSGPPSSAVPLTTISGSSKKVRASLSDDVSDHEVASAKTHSDSTESPDVLAPEKKNKGWFQVSSSRKFPQSKGTNPSDSTPKASYSMGSTPLSTFRTKVKNIPPPCSSSESDPSESFAPSDDDPLEDDASIDDDVASKVESDPSEDPSISPKHYVHRDVICEKKIMFSAHRVFGVIKNIEDRVWLGSLIGFDGFVPRVVHEFYVNLNDDLFDSKSFMFGQVYVRGHWYLFSVVEIAKVLNVTSVVINDVVDFNKDKILSELVGEHMVWEQHSVLIVTDLTHYYAMLHKFFINSWIPTTHTSTITFDTTFFLFNVGTGLQVDLATLIFYQITALGKAKKKGQYLVFPHWIYKLLDSKKPLWLEYEIVTPPTAGC; encoded by the exons ATGGTGACAAGAAAAAGGTTTGTGAATTTGGTTCAATTCGTTTACTTTACATCTAgctttgaaccaaaaaatgtgaaagaagctttgaGTGATGAGTCATGGATAAAAACAATGCAAGAGGAATTAGAACAATTCACAAGAAATGAGACATGGACTCTTGTTCATAGACCAAATCATACCAATGTTATTG ttttctctctttctcGCGCAACCATGGTGAAAACTAGAGGAAGTGGCTCTCAGTCTATCAAGGATTTGAAG GGCAAAGTCGTGGTCATTCCTGACCTTGAAACCGCCAAAGCTCCATCTGGACCTCCTTCATCGGCGGTTCCACTCACCACTATTTCTGGGTCTTCCAAAAAGGTCCGAGCATCACTCTCTGATGATGTCTCTGATCATGAAGTTGCGTCGGCCAAAACCCATTCTGACTCCACCGAATCTCCTGATGTTCTTGCACCCGAGAAGAAAAACAAAGGGTGGTTCCAGGTTTCCTCTTCTCGAAAATTCCCTCAGTCGAAAGGTACTAATCCTTCGGATTCCACTCCAAAGGCTTCTTATTCCATGGGTTCCACTCCTCTCTCCACGTTTCGAACAAAGGTGAAGAATATTCCTCCACCTTGTTCCTCATCTGAATCTGACCCATCTGAATCTTTTGCACCCTCTGATGATGATCCCCTTGAAGATGATGCCTCAATTGATGATGATGTTGCATCCAAAGTCGAATCTGACCCATCAGAGGACCCTTCTATTTCTCCAAAG CATTATGTGCATAGAGATGTTATTTGTGAGAAAAAAATTATGTTCTCTGCCCATAGAGTGTTTGGGGTCATTAAGAATATTGAGGATAGAGTGTGGTTAGGATCTTTAATCGGGTTTGATGGTTTTGTTCCTCGGGTTGTTCACGAATTCTATGTTAATCTtaatgatgatttgtttgatagcAAGTCTTTTATGTTTGGTCAAGTTTATGTTCGGGGCCATTGGTATTTGTTTAGTGTTGTTGAAATTGCCAAGGTTCTCAATGTGACTTCTGTTGTTATCAATGATGTTGTGGATTTTAACAAAGATAAGATTTTATCTGAGTTGGTGGGAGAACATATGGTTTGGGAACAACACTCAGTTCTCATAGTGACCGATCTTACTCATTACTATGCCATGCTTCACAAATTTTTCATCAACAGCTGGATTCCCACCACTCATACCTCCACCATTACCTTTGACACGACCTTCTTTCTGTTCAATGTCGGGACTGGTCTACAAGTTGATCTTGCTACCCTCATTTTTTATCAGATCACTGCCTTAGGAAAAGCCaaaaagaaaggccaatatttggTCTTTCCTCATTGGATCTACAAGTTGCTTGATTCTAAAAAGCCTCTCTGGTTGGAATATGAAATCGTGACACCTCCCACTGCCGGT tgtTAA